Within the Nocardioides humi genome, the region CAGCCCGCTCGTCGCGTCCAGCCGCTACGCCACCCAGCTGGAGGCCTATCTCGAGCGGTTCGACCGCGACCGGGTCCTCGTCGTCGACCTCGCCGATCTCGGCGCCGACGTCGACGGGACCATGGGCCGGGTCTTCGACCTCCTCGGCCTCGACCGTCCCGGGCTGTCCGCCGACGACTGGGGTCGCTACAACACCGCCGAGGAGAAGCGCGCGCTGCCGCCCTGGCTGATGGCGATCCGCCGGGGACCGCTCGTCCGGGCGGTCCGCCGGCTCCCGGCCGCGCGGCGACTGGTGCACCTCGCGTGGCGTCGTACGGGGGAGCGGATCGAACGGCCGCAGCTGAGTCCCGCCACCGAGGCGGCGCTGCGGGCCGAGCTGCAGCCGGAGGTCGACCGGCTGCGCGAGCTCACCGGGCAGTCGTTCGCGTCCTGGTCGCTCTGACCCGACGATCTCGGGCGTCAGGCCCGCTTGCGGAAGAGGTAGAACCGGTCGTGCAGGTCGATGAGCTCGCGCAGCTCGTCGGACTGGTGGATCGGGCGGTCGTCGACCAGCTCGTAGCCGCGGTCGAGGACGTCCTGGCGGAACGGCCTCATGGAGCCGTCGAGCTCGGTGCTGCGCAGCTCGTCGGGGGTGTTGGGGACGATCAGCAGCCACGGGACGTCCCGCTCCGCGATCCGGTCCAGCCACCAGCACACCGCGTCGTGCGAGGCCTCCGAGAAGCTGTGGATGTTGACCGCGACGTCGTAGCGCTCGGCGAGCTTCTCGTGCTCGTGGAGGGGGACGACCCGGACCGTGTCGGGGAGCCCGCGGAACCGCGTGTAGTACTCGCACAGGAAGGTCGAGGTCGCGACCGCGTCGATGCAGTCGTACGCCGCGAGGCCGGGCAGGGCGGCCGACATCCGGTGGGCCAGGCGGCCGTAGCCGGCGCCGATGTCGAGGACCCGCAGGCCCTGGATCGACGCGAGCCCCATCCGGTCGTCGAGGTAGTTGATCTCGTTGATGCTGTCGAGCAGGTCGCGGCTCACCGGCGGCCGCTCGCCGAACTCGAAGGTGAACGCGCCGAACAGGCCGTCCTCGGTCAGCTGGTCGAACAGGCCGAGCGCGTCGCGCTCCATCACGTCGAGCATCGCGAGGTACATCCGGATCCGCGCCGCGTGGCCGAGCTGGCGGAACTGCCAGACGTAGGCGTTGTCGCCGCGGAACCAGGCGAGCGAGAGGTTCTTCTTGAGGAAGCCCTGTCGCCACTGGGTGTGCACCGCGGACGGCAGGTCCAGGGCGTCGTACGTCGCCTGGAGGTCGGCCAGCCGCGGGTTGTCCTGGCGCAGCTCGGCCTCGGCGCCCGGGGGCAGCGCGACCTCCTCGTTGTGGGTCACCGAGACGTAGCGGCGCCCCTCCTCGTCGATCCGGCTGACCATGAAGCCGGCGCGGGCGGCGCCGGACTTGACCCGGCGGCGGAGCCAGCCGGCGACCAGCTCGGGGTTGGCGCGGCGGGCCTTGGCGACGAGCTCGTCGGCAGAAATCGGGGGCACGGTGGGCAACTGTAACCGCATCGGTCGCGGGTCGTTCTGATCTGGTGGAATGAGTTCCCGCCGCCGGCCGACCGCAGAATCCGCACCCCGAGGATCCGCTTGCTGACCACCCCCGTGACGCTGATCGCGTTCAACCGGCCCGACCTGACCTCGGGGACGCTGGCCGCGATCCGGGCCGTGCGGCCGACCCGGCTCTTCCTGGTCGCCGACGGCCCGCGCGCCGGCAACGCCGACGACGTCGAGCGCTGCGCCGCGGTCCGCGCCGTCCTGGAGGACGTCGACTGGCCGTGCGAGGTGCACCGGCGCTACGCCGAGACGAACCTCGGCCTCGAGGCCAACGTCGAGCTCGGCCTCGACTGGGTGTTCGCCCGGGCCGGCTCCTCGATCGTGCTCGAGGACGACTGCCAGGCCGGTCCCACCTTCTTCCGGTACGCCGAGGAGCTGCTCGAGCGCTACCGCGACGACCCGCGGGTGTGGCAGGTCTCGGGCAGCGGGCTCGGCGTACCGCAGCGGCTGTTCGGCGACGCCAGCTATGCGTTCACCGCGTGGGCGAGCGTGTGGGGCTGGGCGACCTGGGCCGACCGCTGGCACCGGCACCGCGAGGTCTTCCCCCGCGACCACGCCGCCGGCGACGCGCCGGTCCGCACCGTGCCCGCGGTGCAGCAGCCCGGCCTGCTCGTCACCCGCTCCGCGCAGCAGCACTTCGCCGAGGCGGCCGTCTCCGACGACACCGTCACCCACGGCTGGGACAAGCACTGGTGGCTGACCATGATGACCTTCAGGGGCCTGGCGATCTCCCCGGCGGTCAACCTCGTGGAGAACGTCGGCTGGGGGGCCGACGCGACCCACGGCGTCGCACCCGGCAAGCGCGACAACGCCGCCGAGGCGATGGCGTTCCCGCTCCGGCACCCGGCCGAGGTGGCGCTGGACCCGGAGGTGGAGCGCGAGCTGGAGCTGGTGCTCAACCGGGTCGGGGGCCGCGCCGCCACCCTCGCGCGCCGGCTGGTGCGCTCCCCGCGCCTGCGGCACGCCGCGCGCACCGCCGTCAACAGCCGCGCCGCCACGGCCGCCCACCGCCTCGTGAGCCAACTGGGAGAGAAGAGCCGTCGTGCCTGAGCCGTCCGCCCAGCTCCGGACGCCCGTCGTCATCGTCGCGTTCAACCGGCCCGCCGTCGTACGCCGCACCGTCGAGGCGGTGCTCGCGGCCGGGCCCGAGGACGTCTTCCTCGTCGTGGACGGCCCGCGCGCCACGCACCCGGAGGACGCCGCCCGCTGCGCCGAGGTCCGCGAGCTGCTGACCTCGGCGGCCTGGCCGGGCCGGGTCCACAC harbors:
- a CDS encoding glycosyltransferase family 2 protein, whose amino-acid sequence is MLTTPVTLIAFNRPDLTSGTLAAIRAVRPTRLFLVADGPRAGNADDVERCAAVRAVLEDVDWPCEVHRRYAETNLGLEANVELGLDWVFARAGSSIVLEDDCQAGPTFFRYAEELLERYRDDPRVWQVSGSGLGVPQRLFGDASYAFTAWASVWGWATWADRWHRHREVFPRDHAAGDAPVRTVPAVQQPGLLVTRSAQQHFAEAAVSDDTVTHGWDKHWWLTMMTFRGLAISPAVNLVENVGWGADATHGVAPGKRDNAAEAMAFPLRHPAEVALDPEVERELELVLNRVGGRAATLARRLVRSPRLRHAARTAVNSRAATAAHRLVSQLGEKSRRA